Below is a window of Sulfitobacter sp. BSw21498 DNA.
ACCGCAGGCTGCGCACCAAGGGATCACGACCGGGTTGGCACAGGAAAACCTGACTGATCTGGTAGACATCCCCGCAGGGTTCCCCACCACGACGGGGGCCACCTATCGCGCTGCCGTCATGCTGAACCCCAACCGCATCGCTGTGGTGCAATCGGGGGTCCGTGACGGGGCACAAGGCGTCGAAACCTTTGCGCGGGTCGAACGCTTGATCCCGCTGAACGAGGCAAACCAATGACTACAGCCCCGCAAAACACCGTCTTGGGTGGCAAAACCATCGTCCTTGGGATGACCCTTCTGGTTTTCGCAATGATGGCGGTTGTCGCGCAGCTGCCCT
It encodes the following:
- a CDS encoding succinyl-CoA synthetase subunit beta; the protein is MAQTTRAADIAQAFADHCFSPRLTARTALAQLGTTGARVDFYDLLPFTSAPQSPVTGAAATAGTDRRCEVSFDGAEPQAAHQGITTGLAQENLTDLVDIPAGFPTTTGATYRAAVMLNPNRIAVVQSGVRDGAQGVETFARVERLIPLNEANQ